From Streptomyces durmitorensis, a single genomic window includes:
- the acs gene encoding acetate--CoA ligase, with protein MALDTTDTLGMGDVVSNESLANLLKEERRFAPPADLAANANVTAEAYEQAKADRLGFWAEQARRLTWATEPTETLDWSNPPFAKWFADGKLNVAYNCVDRHVEAGNGDRVAIHFEGEPGDSRAITYAELKDEVSRAANALTELGVQQGDRVAVYLPMIPEAVISMLACARIGAAHSVVFGGFSADAIAKRVADADAKVVITSDGGYRRGKPAALKPAVDDAVSREGSSVEHVLVVRRTGQDVAWTEGRDVWWHELTERQSAEHTPEAFDAENPLFILYTSGTTGKPKGILHTSGGYLTQAAYTHHAVFDLKPETDVYWCTADIGWVTGHSYITYGPLANGATQVMYEGTPDTPHQGRFWEIVQKYGVTILYTAPTAIRTFMKWGDDIPAKFDLSSLRVLGSVGEPINPEAWMWYRKNIGADTCPIVDTWWQTETGAMMISPLPGVTETKPGSAQRALPGISATVVDDEAREVPDGGGGYLVLTEPWPSMLRTIWGDDQRFLDTYWSRFEGKYFAGDGAKKDDDGDIWLLGRVDDVMLVSGHNISTTEVESALVSHPSVAEAAVVGAADETTGQAIVAFVILRGTANADDEGLVADLRNHVGTTLGPIAKPKRILPVAELPKTRSGKIMRRLLRDVAENRELGDVTTLTDSSVMDLIQTKLPAAPSED; from the coding sequence GTGGCTTTGGACACAACGGACACCCTGGGAATGGGAGATGTCGTGAGCAACGAAAGCCTGGCCAACCTTCTTAAAGAAGAGCGAAGGTTCGCGCCGCCGGCCGACCTGGCGGCCAACGCCAACGTCACCGCGGAGGCGTATGAACAGGCCAAGGCTGACCGGCTCGGCTTCTGGGCCGAGCAGGCCCGCCGGCTGACCTGGGCCACCGAGCCGACCGAGACGCTGGACTGGTCGAACCCGCCGTTCGCCAAGTGGTTCGCCGACGGGAAGCTCAACGTCGCGTACAACTGCGTGGACCGTCACGTGGAGGCCGGAAACGGCGACCGCGTGGCGATCCACTTCGAGGGTGAGCCCGGCGACAGCCGGGCCATCACCTATGCCGAGCTGAAGGACGAGGTCAGCCGGGCCGCCAACGCGCTGACCGAGCTCGGGGTCCAGCAGGGCGACCGCGTCGCCGTCTACCTGCCGATGATCCCCGAGGCCGTCATCTCCATGCTGGCCTGCGCCCGCATCGGCGCCGCGCACTCCGTGGTCTTCGGCGGGTTCTCCGCCGACGCCATCGCCAAGCGCGTGGCGGACGCCGATGCCAAGGTCGTCATCACCTCCGACGGCGGCTACCGCCGGGGCAAGCCCGCCGCGCTGAAGCCCGCCGTCGACGACGCCGTCTCCCGCGAGGGCAGCTCCGTCGAGCACGTCCTGGTCGTGCGCCGCACCGGTCAGGACGTGGCGTGGACCGAGGGCCGCGACGTGTGGTGGCACGAGCTCACCGAGCGCCAGTCCGCCGAGCACACGCCCGAGGCCTTCGACGCCGAGAACCCGCTCTTCATCCTCTACACGTCGGGCACGACGGGTAAGCCCAAGGGCATCCTGCACACGTCCGGCGGCTATCTCACGCAGGCCGCGTACACCCACCACGCGGTCTTCGACCTCAAGCCGGAGACCGACGTCTACTGGTGCACGGCCGACATCGGCTGGGTCACCGGGCACTCGTACATCACGTACGGCCCGCTGGCGAACGGCGCGACGCAGGTCATGTACGAGGGCACGCCCGACACCCCGCACCAGGGGCGCTTCTGGGAGATCGTCCAGAAGTACGGCGTCACGATCCTCTACACCGCGCCGACCGCGATCCGGACGTTCATGAAGTGGGGCGACGACATCCCCGCGAAGTTCGACCTCTCCAGCCTGCGGGTCCTCGGCTCGGTCGGTGAGCCGATCAACCCCGAGGCCTGGATGTGGTACCGCAAGAACATCGGCGCCGACACGTGCCCCATCGTGGACACCTGGTGGCAGACCGAGACCGGCGCCATGATGATCTCGCCGCTGCCGGGCGTGACCGAGACCAAGCCGGGCAGCGCCCAGCGCGCCCTGCCGGGCATCTCCGCGACCGTCGTGGACGACGAGGCGCGCGAAGTGCCGGACGGCGGTGGCGGCTACCTCGTCCTGACCGAGCCGTGGCCCTCCATGCTGCGCACCATCTGGGGCGACGACCAGCGCTTCCTCGACACGTACTGGTCGCGCTTCGAAGGCAAGTACTTCGCCGGTGACGGCGCCAAGAAGGACGACGACGGCGACATCTGGCTCCTGGGCCGCGTGGACGACGTGATGCTCGTATCCGGGCACAACATCTCCACCACCGAGGTCGAGTCCGCGCTCGTCTCGCACCCCTCGGTCGCCGAGGCGGCCGTCGTGGGCGCCGCCGACGAGACCACCGGACAGGCCATCGTCGCCTTCGTGATCCTGCGCGGCACCGCCAACGCCGACGACGAAGGCCTCGTCGCCGACCTGCGCAACCACGTCGGCACCACCCTCGGCCCGATCGCCAAGCCCAAGCGGATCCTGCCGGTCGCCGAGCTGCCCAAGACCCGCTCCGGGAAGATCATGCGCCGCCTGCTGCGGGACGTCGCCGAGAACCGCGAGCTGGGTGACGTCACCACGCTCACGGACTCCTCCGTGATGGACCTGATCCAGACCAAGCTCCCCGCCGCACCCAGCGAGGACTAA
- the nhaA gene encoding Na+/H+ antiporter NhaA, translated as MAAPAPSNNNRKVLGRLSLPERNFVANALRTETVGGVLLLVAAVTALIWANTAGGSYESVSGFHLGPSALGLDLSIQHWAADGLLAVFFFVAGIELKRELVAGDLRDPKAAALPVVAALCGMAVPALVYVLVNTVGGGSMDGWAVPTATDIAFALAVLAVIGTSLPSALRAFLLTLAVVDDLFAILIIAVFFTSDLNFAALGGAVLGLAVFWLLLRKGVRGWYVYVPLALVIWGLMYNSGIHATIAGVAMGLMLRCSRREDEEHSPGEHIEHLVRPLSAGLAVPLFALFSAGVMVSGGALGDVFSKPETLGVVLGLVVGKAVGIFGGTWLAARFTKAELNDELAWPDVFAVASLAGIGFTVSLLIGELAFTGDPLLTDEIKAAVLMGSLIAAVLSGILLKMRNARYRALYDAEERDDDLDGIPDVYEQDKPEYHLRMAAIYEKKAAEHRRLAEVSAGARADDDGPA; from the coding sequence GTGGCCGCGCCCGCACCCAGCAACAACAACCGCAAGGTCCTCGGACGGCTCTCGCTGCCCGAGCGGAACTTCGTCGCGAACGCGCTGCGCACCGAGACCGTCGGCGGTGTCCTGCTCCTCGTCGCCGCGGTCACCGCACTGATCTGGGCCAACACAGCCGGCGGGTCGTACGAGTCCGTGAGCGGCTTCCACCTGGGACCCAGCGCCCTCGGCCTCGACCTCTCCATCCAGCACTGGGCGGCCGACGGACTGCTCGCCGTCTTCTTCTTCGTCGCCGGCATCGAGCTCAAGCGTGAGCTCGTCGCGGGCGATCTGCGCGACCCCAAGGCCGCCGCCCTGCCCGTCGTCGCCGCGCTCTGCGGCATGGCCGTACCCGCTCTCGTGTACGTCCTGGTCAACACCGTCGGCGGCGGTTCCATGGACGGCTGGGCGGTGCCGACCGCCACGGACATCGCCTTCGCGCTCGCCGTCCTCGCGGTCATCGGCACCTCGCTGCCGTCCGCGCTGCGCGCCTTCCTGCTCACCCTCGCCGTCGTCGACGACCTCTTCGCGATCCTGATCATCGCGGTCTTCTTCACCAGCGACCTCAACTTCGCCGCCCTCGGCGGCGCGGTCCTCGGCCTCGCCGTCTTCTGGCTGCTGCTCCGCAAGGGCGTACGCGGCTGGTACGTCTATGTTCCGCTGGCCCTGGTCATCTGGGGGCTGATGTACAACAGCGGCATCCACGCCACCATCGCCGGTGTCGCGATGGGCCTGATGCTGCGCTGCAGCCGCCGCGAGGACGAGGAGCACTCGCCGGGCGAGCACATCGAGCACCTGGTGCGGCCTCTCTCCGCTGGTCTCGCGGTGCCGCTGTTCGCGCTGTTCAGCGCCGGTGTGATGGTGTCGGGCGGCGCGCTCGGGGACGTATTCAGCAAGCCGGAGACCCTCGGTGTGGTGCTCGGTCTCGTGGTCGGCAAGGCGGTCGGCATCTTCGGCGGCACCTGGCTGGCGGCGCGGTTCACGAAGGCCGAGCTCAACGACGAGCTCGCCTGGCCCGACGTGTTCGCGGTCGCATCCCTGGCCGGCATCGGCTTCACCGTCTCGCTCCTGATCGGCGAACTCGCCTTCACCGGGGACCCGCTGCTCACCGACGAGATCAAGGCAGCCGTCCTGATGGGGTCTCTCATCGCGGCCGTGCTCTCCGGGATCCTGCTGAAGATGCGCAACGCCCGCTACCGCGCGCTGTACGACGCCGAGGAGCGCGACGACGACCTCGACGGCATCCCCGATGTGTACGAACAGGACAAGCCGGAGTACCACCTGCGGATGGCCGCGATCTATGAGAAGAAGGCGGCCGAACACCGCAGGCTTGCCGAAGTGTCGGCCGGGGCACGCGCCGATGACGACGGTCCGGCATGA
- a CDS encoding phage holin family protein, with the protein MSTPDGPVGTERSLGQLVSTATSEMSALVHDEIALAKAQLRQDVKRGAVGGGAFAAAGAVLLFSLPMLSFALAYGIRTWSGWNMAICFVLSFAANVLVAGVLALIGVVFAKKAKKGKGPQKAAASAKQTAAVLQNVKPHPRSMSPAASTGATLDRVSDKAAAVARSSS; encoded by the coding sequence ATGAGCACACCCGACGGGCCCGTCGGCACCGAACGCAGCCTCGGCCAGCTGGTCTCCACGGCCACCAGCGAGATGTCCGCGCTGGTGCACGACGAGATCGCGCTGGCCAAGGCCCAGCTGCGGCAGGACGTCAAGCGGGGTGCGGTCGGCGGTGGCGCGTTCGCCGCGGCGGGGGCGGTGCTGCTCTTCTCGCTGCCGATGCTGAGCTTCGCCCTGGCGTACGGCATCCGCACGTGGAGCGGCTGGAACATGGCGATCTGCTTCGTGCTCTCCTTCGCGGCGAACGTGCTGGTCGCCGGGGTGCTCGCGCTGATCGGCGTCGTCTTCGCGAAGAAGGCCAAGAAGGGCAAGGGGCCGCAGAAGGCGGCCGCGTCGGCCAAGCAGACGGCTGCCGTACTCCAGAACGTCAAGCCGCACCCGCGTTCGATGAGCCCCGCGGCTTCCACGGGTGCCACCCTCGACCGTGTCAGTGACAAGGCTGCGGCTGTGGCACGCTCGTCTTCATGA
- a CDS encoding alpha/beta fold hydrolase, protein MTDPATPAPHPAQPTSLVRIEGPWTHRDVAANGARFHIAEMGDGPLVLLLHGFPQFWWTWRHQLVALADAGFRAVAMDLRGVGGSDRTPRGYDPANLALDITGVVRSLGEPDAALVGHDLGGYLAWTAAVMRPKLVRRLAVSSMPHPRRWRSAMLSDRKQTAAGSYVWGFQRPWLPERQLVADDAALVGRLVRDWSGPRLPDDESVETYRRAMTIPSTAHCSIEPYRWMVRSMARPDGIQFNRRMKRPVRVPTLHLHGSLDPVMRTRSAAGSGEYVEAPYRWRLFDGLGHFPQEEDPVAFSTELVNWLKDPEPDR, encoded by the coding sequence ATGACGGACCCTGCCACGCCCGCCCCCCATCCGGCCCAACCGACGTCACTCGTACGCATCGAAGGACCGTGGACCCACCGGGACGTCGCCGCCAACGGCGCCCGCTTCCACATCGCCGAGATGGGCGACGGGCCGCTGGTGCTGCTCCTGCACGGTTTCCCGCAGTTCTGGTGGACCTGGCGGCACCAGCTGGTGGCGCTGGCCGACGCGGGCTTCCGTGCGGTCGCGATGGACCTGCGGGGCGTGGGGGGCAGCGACCGTACGCCGCGGGGTTACGACCCGGCGAACCTCGCGCTCGACATCACGGGCGTCGTCAGGTCGCTCGGCGAGCCGGACGCCGCGCTCGTCGGGCACGACCTCGGCGGGTACCTCGCGTGGACGGCGGCCGTGATGCGCCCCAAGCTGGTGCGCCGCCTCGCCGTCTCCTCGATGCCGCATCCGCGGCGCTGGCGCTCGGCGATGCTGTCGGACCGCAAGCAGACCGCCGCGGGCTCGTACGTGTGGGGCTTCCAGCGGCCGTGGCTGCCGGAGCGTCAACTCGTCGCGGACGACGCGGCTCTGGTGGGGCGTCTGGTGCGGGACTGGTCGGGGCCGCGGCTTCCGGACGACGAGTCGGTGGAGACCTACCGCCGTGCCATGACGATCCCGTCGACGGCGCACTGCTCGATCGAGCCCTACCGCTGGATGGTGCGGTCGATGGCCCGCCCGGACGGCATCCAGTTCAACCGGCGCATGAAGCGCCCTGTGCGGGTTCCCACGCTGCATCTGCACGGCTCCCTGGACCCGGTGATGCGCACGCGCAGCGCGGCGGGCTCGGGCGAGTACGTCGAAGCGCCTTACCGCTGGCGGCTGTTCGACGGTCTCGGGCACTTCCCGCAGGAGGAGGACCCTGTCGCTTTCTCCACCGAGCTGGTGAACTGGCTGAAGGATCCCGAGCCGGACCGGTAG